A region of the bacterium genome:
TAGGCGAGACCGATCAGCAGCGATGACTTCCGCCATTTCAAGATGCTGCCGGGCCAGTCTCAGCGCATCCCTAATGAGCAGTGAGTCACTCGTGGCTGCAAGACGATAATAAACCCACCTGCCGCGTTTTTGTGTCTCAACCAAACCGGCTTCGCGAAGAATAGACATGTGTTTGGAAACCGTAGAGTCTGCAAGTCCGATGAGGTCGACCAGATTGCAAACGCAAAGTTCTCCTTCTGCAAGGCTCATGAGTAGCCGCACCCGATTTTCA
Encoded here:
- a CDS encoding winged helix-turn-helix domain-containing protein is translated as MKDFLKITGALSDENRVRLLMSLAEGELCVCNLVDLIGLADSTVSKHMSILREAGLVETQKRGRWVYYRLAATSDSLLIRDALRLARQHLEMAEVIAADRSRLSKMIMKDASKNCQAARKPLHPKPDPQIDEQIYLEA